The Syngnathus typhle isolate RoL2023-S1 ecotype Sweden linkage group LG16, RoL_Styp_1.0, whole genome shotgun sequence genome includes a region encoding these proteins:
- the LOC133169754 gene encoding uncharacterized protein LOC133169754, translating into MSNGDGPGAGAALGQAAPEPRASGETPAMLMFGRDIRTKCPTLEKASEVPKEKEKTVDIRSHHTEYKTKTKQYADQYNRAKEHNFKVGDVVYIASMENGKLDSTFKDVRYVLLRNTADNSFELVNTEDGSKVIRNVKHLRHTPIIMDFDVPEHPLVHAQINSDSVDVPIANTDHATERPPEPDPTVSDIITTRKGRVIRKPIRYRET; encoded by the coding sequence agcatcaggaGAGACGCCAGCCATGCTTATGTTTGGACGAGACATCCGCACCAAGTGTCCAACTCTGGAGAAGGCGAGTGAAGTaccaaaagaaaaggagaaaactgTTGATATCAGAAGCCATCACACGGAGTACAAAACTAAAACGAAACAGTATGCTGACCAGTACAACAGAGCAAAGGAGCACAACTTTAAAGTTGGTGATGTTGTTTACATTGCTAGTATGGAGAACGGAAAGCTGGATTCTACTTTTAAAGATGTCAGATATGTTCTTTTGAGAAACACAGCCGACAATTCTTTTGAGCTGGTCAATACAGAGGATGGATCAAAAGTGATCAGGAATGTCAAACATCTACGACATACGCCCATTATAATGGACTTTGATGTTCCTGAGCATCCATTGGTTCATGCTCAAATCAACAGTGATTCTGTGGATGTGCCGATTGCTAATACCGACCATGCAACCGAGAGACCACCTGAACCGGACCCAACTGTATCTGATATCATCACTACCAGGAAGGGCCGAGTGATAAGAAAGCCCATCCGATACAGAGAGACTTGA